A genomic window from Pseudomonas marvdashtae includes:
- a CDS encoding ATP-binding protein: MIAEASRPRVKQAQRLLRLYHLYRLSIGITLVLLISSNMDNRLLEFANDDLLRSGSWLYLVLNILLVVFLENTRRPARLFGLALTDVLLLSWLFFVAGGAPSAIGNLIIVSVAIGNTLLRGRIGLLLAAVATIGIVGSSLFLGLSDSSRPSSYLQAGTLGALCFAAALLVQGLTRRLEVSESLAEQRASEVLSLEALNALILQRMRTGILVLDRQRKVQLANESALNLLGMHDLIGQRIDDYSNALVERLQGWLNNPSLRPQSLTISGTGLTLQPSFIVLGPQDQQQILVFLEDLAQIAQHAQQLKLASLGRLTAGIAHEIRNPLGAISHAAQLLRESEELNDADRRLTQIIQDHSQRMNRVIENVLQLSRRQQTAPQRLDLRTWLEQYVQQARESVTEHQHLHLSIDPGDYVTLMDPDQLTQVLDNLLRNAWRHSAMVHGQAEAWLKLFVDPHSQLATLDIIDNGPGVTPDQQVHLFEPFFTTSSQGTGLGLYLSRELCESNQARLDFKPRQGGGCFRITFAHGRKQI; the protein is encoded by the coding sequence GTGATCGCTGAGGCTTCACGCCCTCGCGTCAAACAGGCGCAGCGCCTGCTGCGTCTTTATCACCTGTACCGCCTGAGCATCGGCATCACCCTGGTGCTGTTGATCTCCAGCAACATGGACAACCGCTTGTTGGAGTTCGCCAACGACGATCTGCTGCGCAGCGGCAGTTGGTTGTATCTGGTGCTGAATATCCTGCTGGTGGTGTTTCTTGAGAACACTCGCCGCCCGGCCCGGCTGTTCGGCCTGGCACTGACCGACGTCCTGCTGCTGTCGTGGCTGTTCTTTGTCGCAGGCGGTGCTCCCAGCGCCATCGGCAACCTGATCATTGTCTCAGTGGCAATTGGCAATACCTTGTTGCGCGGTCGGATCGGCCTGTTGCTCGCCGCCGTCGCCACGATTGGCATCGTCGGTTCAAGCTTGTTCCTCGGCCTCAGCGACTCGAGCCGCCCCAGCAGTTATTTGCAGGCCGGCACCTTGGGCGCCTTGTGCTTTGCCGCCGCGTTGCTGGTACAAGGCCTGACCCGACGCCTGGAAGTCAGCGAAAGCCTGGCCGAGCAACGAGCCAGCGAAGTACTCAGCCTCGAAGCGCTCAACGCGCTGATCCTGCAACGCATGCGCACCGGCATCCTCGTGCTGGATCGCCAGCGCAAGGTGCAACTGGCCAACGAAAGCGCCCTGAACCTGCTGGGCATGCACGACTTGATTGGCCAGCGGATCGACGACTATTCCAACGCCCTGGTCGAACGGCTGCAAGGATGGCTGAACAATCCCAGCCTGCGGCCACAAAGCCTGACCATCAGCGGCACGGGCCTGACCCTGCAACCCAGCTTCATCGTCCTGGGGCCGCAGGACCAGCAACAGATCCTGGTTTTTCTCGAAGACCTGGCCCAGATAGCCCAGCACGCCCAGCAACTGAAGCTCGCCTCCCTCGGGCGCCTCACTGCCGGTATCGCCCATGAAATCCGCAATCCCTTGGGGGCGATCAGCCACGCCGCGCAATTGCTGCGCGAATCCGAGGAACTGAACGACGCGGACCGGCGTCTGACGCAGATTATTCAAGATCACTCCCAACGAATGAATCGCGTCATTGAAAACGTCCTGCAACTGTCACGCCGCCAGCAAACCGCGCCCCAACGCCTGGATTTGCGCACATGGCTGGAGCAGTACGTCCAACAGGCTCGCGAAAGCGTGACCGAACACCAGCATCTGCACCTGAGCATCGACCCGGGCGACTACGTCACGCTGATGGACCCCGACCAACTGACCCAAGTGCTCGACAACCTGCTGCGCAATGCCTGGCGCCACAGCGCCATGGTTCACGGGCAGGCCGAGGCCTGGCTGAAACTGTTCGTCGACCCGCACAGCCAACTGGCCACGCTGGACATCATCGACAACGGCCCCGGTGTAACACCCGATCAGCAGGTGCACTTGTTCGAGCCTTTCTTCACCACCAGCAGCCAGGGCACCGGCCTTGGGCTTTATCTGTCCCGTGAGCTGTGCGAAAGCAACCAGGCCCGCCTAGACTTCAAACCACGCCAAGGCGGCGGCTGCTTTCGCATCACTTTTGCTCACGGACGGAAACAGATTTGA
- a CDS encoding PP0621 family protein, with product MLRLLFWIVLIAAAIWLWRKFKGATSAPNSHREQDAPPMVRCAHCGVHLPRDRALTLQQQWYCSQAHLEQGPGTRDR from the coding sequence ATGCTTCGTTTACTGTTCTGGATTGTCCTGATTGCCGCCGCGATATGGTTGTGGCGCAAATTCAAGGGGGCCACCTCCGCACCGAACTCGCACCGGGAACAGGACGCACCGCCCATGGTTCGTTGCGCTCATTGCGGCGTCCATCTGCCGCGGGACCGGGCGCTGACGCTCCAGCAACAGTGGTATTGCAGCCAGGCTCACCTTGAGCAAGGCCCGGGCACTCGTGATCGCTGA
- a CDS encoding outer membrane protein assembly factor BamD: protein MQVKHLLLIAILALTAACSSKEVVDENLSEVELYQQAQNDLDNNSYTSATAKLKALESRYPFGRYADQAQLELIYANYKNAEPEAAKSAAERFIRLHPQHPNVDYAYYLKGLTSFDQDVGLLARFLPLDMTKRDPGAARDSYNEFAQLTSRFPNSRYSPDAKQRMIYLRNLLASYEIHVADYYLTRQAYVAAANRGRYVVENFQETPSVGDGLAIMTEAYQRLHLDDLAATSLETLKLNYPDHPSLADGQFTPRVDEADNRSWLSKATLGLIESRPPLPPGETRANQDVQRQFQDAKEAIPNELKPKDENGDVIEEEEPESESSDRSWFSYMTFGMFD from the coding sequence ATGCAAGTGAAACACCTGCTGCTGATCGCCATCCTCGCATTGACTGCTGCTTGCTCGTCGAAGGAAGTCGTAGACGAAAACCTGAGCGAAGTCGAACTGTACCAACAGGCGCAGAACGACCTGGATAACAACAGCTATACCAGCGCCACCGCCAAGCTGAAGGCGCTGGAGTCGCGGTATCCGTTCGGTCGCTATGCCGACCAGGCCCAGCTGGAGTTGATCTACGCCAACTACAAGAACGCCGAGCCGGAAGCCGCGAAGTCCGCCGCCGAGCGCTTCATTCGTCTGCACCCGCAGCACCCCAACGTCGATTACGCTTACTACCTCAAGGGCCTGACCTCCTTCGACCAGGACGTCGGCCTGCTGGCGCGCTTCCTGCCGCTGGACATGACCAAGCGTGACCCGGGCGCCGCGCGCGACTCCTACAACGAGTTTGCCCAGCTGACCAGCCGCTTCCCCAACAGCCGTTATTCGCCAGATGCCAAGCAGCGCATGATCTACCTGCGCAACCTGCTGGCGTCCTACGAAATCCACGTGGCGGACTACTACCTGACCCGCCAGGCCTACGTCGCCGCCGCCAACCGCGGCCGCTACGTAGTGGAAAACTTCCAGGAAACCCCATCGGTGGGCGACGGCCTGGCAATCATGACCGAGGCGTACCAGCGTTTGCACCTGGATGACCTCGCGGCCACCAGCCTGGAAACCCTGAAGCTGAACTACCCGGACCACCCTTCCCTCGCCGACGGCCAGTTCACCCCGCGCGTCGACGAAGCCGACAACCGTTCGTGGCTGAGCAAGGCCACCCTGGGCCTGATCGAATCCCGTCCTCCGCTGCCGCCGGGCGAAACCCGCGCCAACCAGGACGTCCAGCGCCAGTTCCAGGATGCCAAGGAAGCCATTCCGAACGAGCTCAAGCCCAAGGACGAAAATGGCGACGTGATCGAAGAAGAAGAGCCTGAGAGCGAATCCAGCGACCGCTCCTGGTTCAGCTACATGACCTTCGGCATGTTTGACTGA
- the rluD gene encoding 23S rRNA pseudouridine(1911/1915/1917) synthase RluD, producing the protein MSDKIELRAEVPSELGGQRLDQVAAQLFAEHSRSRLSAWIKDGRLTVDGAVIRPRDIVHGGAILELTAEQEAQGEWVAQDIALDIVYEDDDILVINKPAGLVVHPAAGHADGTLLNALLHHVPDIINVPRAGIVHRLDKDTTGLMVVAKTIQAQTQLVTQLQSRSVSRIYECIVIGVVTAGGKINAPIGRHGQQRQRMAVMEGGKQAVSHYRVLERFRSHTHVRVKLETGRTHQIRVHMAHINFPLVGDPAYGGRFRIPPAANQTMVESLKNFPRQALHARFLELDHPTTGKRMSWESPLPDDFVWLLTLLKQDREAFIG; encoded by the coding sequence ATGTCCGATAAAATAGAACTTCGCGCAGAGGTGCCGTCCGAATTGGGCGGCCAACGCCTCGATCAAGTCGCCGCCCAACTCTTCGCAGAGCACTCGCGCTCGCGCCTTTCCGCCTGGATCAAGGACGGTCGCCTGACGGTGGACGGCGCGGTGATCCGCCCGCGAGACATTGTCCATGGCGGTGCCATCCTCGAACTCACCGCCGAGCAGGAGGCCCAGGGAGAATGGGTCGCCCAGGACATCGCCCTGGACATCGTCTATGAAGATGATGACATCCTGGTGATCAACAAGCCTGCCGGCCTGGTGGTCCATCCGGCGGCCGGTCATGCCGATGGCACCCTGCTCAACGCCTTGCTGCACCACGTGCCGGACATCATCAATGTGCCACGCGCCGGTATTGTGCATCGCCTCGACAAGGACACCACCGGCCTGATGGTGGTGGCCAAGACCATCCAGGCGCAGACACAGCTGGTCACACAGTTGCAGAGCCGCAGTGTCAGCCGCATCTATGAATGCATCGTCATCGGGGTCGTCACCGCGGGTGGCAAGATCAACGCCCCGATCGGTCGTCACGGCCAGCAGCGCCAACGCATGGCGGTGATGGAAGGCGGCAAGCAGGCGGTCAGTCATTACCGCGTGCTAGAGCGTTTCCGTTCCCACACCCATGTGCGGGTCAAGCTGGAAACCGGTCGTACCCATCAGATCCGCGTGCACATGGCCCACATCAACTTCCCGTTGGTGGGCGACCCGGCTTATGGCGGTCGTTTCCGCATTCCGCCGGCCGCCAACCAGACCATGGTCGAATCGCTGAAGAATTTCCCGCGCCAAGCGCTGCACGCGCGTTTCCTGGAGCTGGATCACCCGACGACCGGCAAGCGCATGAGCTGGGAGTCGCCGTTGCCGGATGACTTCGTCTGGTTGCTGACGTTGCTCAAGCAGGACCGCGAGGCGTTCATCGGATGA
- the pgeF gene encoding peptidoglycan editing factor PgeF, translated as MNDWLTPDWPAPAWVKACVTTREGGVSLAPFDSLNLGDHVGDDPTAVAENRRRLTDRFAMRPAWLQQVHGIDVVEADPAQVVTADASWTAAPGIACTSMTADCLPVLFCNRAGTRVAAAHAGWRGLANGVLEATLDCLEVPADEILAWLGPAIGPQAFEVGPEVREAFIAHLPKAEQAFTPSHNVGKFLADIYALARLRLAVRGITAVYGGGLCTVTDPHFFSYRRNARTGRFASLIWLER; from the coding sequence ATGAATGACTGGCTGACACCCGACTGGCCCGCGCCGGCCTGGGTCAAGGCCTGCGTCACCACCCGCGAGGGCGGCGTCAGCCTGGCGCCGTTCGACAGCCTCAACCTGGGCGATCACGTGGGCGACGACCCCACCGCTGTCGCCGAAAACCGTCGCCGTCTCACTGATCGCTTCGCCATGCGTCCGGCCTGGTTGCAGCAAGTCCACGGCATCGACGTGGTCGAGGCTGATCCGGCCCAGGTCGTCACCGCCGATGCCAGTTGGACCGCCGCGCCGGGCATCGCGTGCACCTCGATGACGGCCGACTGCCTGCCCGTATTGTTCTGCAATCGCGCCGGCACCCGTGTCGCGGCGGCCCATGCCGGTTGGCGCGGGTTGGCGAATGGTGTGCTGGAAGCCACCCTTGATTGCCTTGAAGTACCCGCCGATGAAATCCTCGCCTGGCTCGGCCCGGCCATCGGTCCGCAAGCCTTCGAAGTCGGACCGGAGGTGCGTGAAGCTTTTATCGCGCACCTGCCCAAGGCAGAGCAAGCCTTCACGCCCAGTCACAACGTCGGCAAGTTCCTGGCGGATATCTACGCGCTGGCACGACTGCGCCTGGCGGTACGTGGCATAACGGCCGTGTACGGTGGCGGCTTGTGCACCGTGACCGATCCACACTTCTTTTCCTACCGCCGTAACGCCCGTACCGGTCGTTTCGCTTCCCTGATCTGGCTCGAACGCTAG
- the clpB gene encoding ATP-dependent chaperone ClpB, whose product MRIDRLTSKLQLALSDAQSLAVGLDHPGIEPAHLMQAMLEQQGGSIKPLLMQVGFDVSSLRKELAKELDQLPKIQNPTGDVNMSQDLARLLNQADRLAQQKGDQFISSELVLLAAMDENSKLGKLLLGQGVSKKALENAINNLRGGGAVNDPNHEEARQALDKYTVDLTKRAEEGKLDPVIGRDDEIRRTIQVLQRRTKNNPVLIGEPGVGKTAIAEGLAQRIINGEVPDGLKGKRLLSLDMGALIAGAKYRGEFEERLKSLLNELSKQEGQIILFIDELHTMVGAGKGEGSMDAGNMLKPALARGELHCVGATTLNEYRQYIEKDAALERRFQKVLVEEPSEEDTIAILRGLKERYEVHHKVAITDGAIIAAAKLSHRYITDRQLPDKAIDLIDEAASRIRMEIDSKPEVLDRLERRLIQLKVESQALKKESDEAAKKRLEKLQEEIVRHEREYSDLEEIWNSEKAEVQGSAQIQQKIEQSRQELEAARRKGDLNRMAELQYGVIPDLERSLQMVDQHGKSENQLLRSKVTEEEIAEVVSKWTGIPVSKMLEGERDKLLKMESLLHQRVIGQEEAVVAVSNAVRRSRAGLSDPNRPSGSFMFLGPTGVGKTELCKALAEFLFDTEEAMVRIDMSEFMEKHSVARLIGAPPGYVGYEEGGYLTEAVRRKPYSVILLDEVEKAHPDVFNILLQVLEDGRLTDSHGRTVDFRNTVIVMTSNLGSAQIQELVGDREAQRAAVMDAISTHFRPEFINRVDEVVIFEPLARDQIAGITEIQLGRLRSRLTERELKLQLSDEALDKLIAVGYDPVYGARPLKRAIQRWIENPLAQLILSGRFMPGETVTGTVENDEIVFN is encoded by the coding sequence ATGCGTATTGATCGTTTAACCAGCAAATTACAGTTGGCCCTCTCCGACGCCCAGTCCCTGGCCGTCGGCCTGGACCATCCCGGTATCGAACCGGCGCACTTGATGCAAGCGATGCTCGAGCAGCAAGGCGGTTCCATCAAGCCCCTGTTGATGCAGGTGGGCTTTGACGTCAGCAGCCTGCGCAAGGAGCTGGCCAAAGAACTCGACCAGTTGCCAAAAATCCAGAATCCGACCGGTGACGTGAACATGTCCCAGGATCTGGCGCGGCTGCTCAACCAGGCCGACCGCTTGGCCCAGCAGAAAGGCGACCAGTTCATCTCCAGCGAGTTGGTGTTGCTTGCCGCGATGGACGAGAACAGCAAGCTCGGCAAGTTGTTGCTCGGCCAGGGCGTCAGCAAGAAAGCCCTGGAAAACGCCATCAACAACCTGCGTGGCGGTGGAGCGGTCAATGACCCCAACCACGAGGAGGCACGCCAGGCGCTGGACAAATACACCGTCGACCTGACCAAGCGCGCCGAAGAGGGCAAGCTCGACCCGGTGATTGGCCGTGACGATGAAATTCGCCGCACCATTCAGGTCCTGCAACGCCGTACCAAGAACAACCCGGTGCTGATCGGCGAGCCTGGCGTGGGCAAGACCGCCATCGCCGAGGGCCTGGCCCAGCGCATCATCAACGGCGAAGTGCCGGACGGCCTCAAGGGCAAGCGCTTGTTGTCCCTGGACATGGGCGCCTTGATCGCCGGTGCCAAGTACCGTGGCGAATTCGAGGAACGGCTCAAATCCCTGCTCAATGAACTGTCGAAGCAGGAAGGGCAGATCATCCTGTTCATCGACGAGTTGCACACCATGGTCGGTGCCGGCAAGGGCGAAGGTTCGATGGACGCGGGCAACATGCTCAAGCCTGCACTGGCTCGCGGCGAGCTGCATTGCGTCGGCGCGACCACGCTCAACGAGTACCGCCAGTACATCGAGAAAGACGCTGCTTTGGAGCGGCGCTTCCAGAAAGTGCTGGTGGAAGAGCCAAGTGAAGAAGACACCATCGCCATCTTGCGCGGCCTTAAAGAGCGCTACGAGGTTCACCACAAGGTGGCAATTACCGATGGCGCGATCATCGCGGCGGCCAAGCTCAGCCACCGCTATATCACCGACCGGCAATTGCCGGACAAGGCCATCGACTTGATCGACGAGGCCGCCAGCCGCATCCGCATGGAGATCGACTCCAAGCCCGAGGTGCTGGACCGCCTGGAGCGACGCCTGATCCAACTCAAGGTCGAGTCCCAGGCCCTGAAGAAAGAAAGCGACGAAGCGGCGAAAAAGCGCCTGGAAAAACTCCAGGAAGAAATCGTTCGGCACGAGCGTGAATATTCCGATCTCGAAGAAATCTGGAATTCGGAAAAGGCCGAAGTCCAGGGCTCGGCGCAGATCCAGCAGAAGATCGAGCAGTCTCGCCAGGAGCTGGAAGCGGCCCGCCGCAAAGGCGATCTCAACCGCATGGCCGAGCTGCAGTACGGGGTGATCCCGGACCTGGAGCGCAGCCTGCAAATGGTCGACCAGCACGGTAAGAGCGAAAACCAGTTGCTGCGCAGCAAGGTTACCGAGGAAGAAATCGCCGAAGTGGTCTCCAAGTGGACCGGCATTCCGGTCTCGAAGATGCTCGAAGGCGAGCGCGACAAGCTGCTGAAAATGGAAAGCCTGCTGCACCAGCGCGTGATTGGTCAGGAGGAAGCGGTGGTGGCGGTGTCCAACGCCGTCCGCCGGTCCCGCGCCGGTTTGTCTGACCCTAACCGCCCGAGCGGCTCGTTCATGTTCCTCGGTCCGACCGGTGTGGGTAAGACCGAGCTGTGCAAGGCCCTGGCCGAATTCCTCTTCGATACCGAGGAGGCCATGGTGCGCATCGATATGTCCGAATTCATGGAGAAACACTCCGTGGCCCGGCTGATCGGTGCTCCGCCGGGATATGTCGGCTATGAAGAGGGTGGCTACCTGACCGAGGCTGTGCGGCGCAAACCGTATTCGGTGATCCTGCTCGACGAGGTCGAGAAGGCTCACCCGGACGTGTTCAACATTCTGTTGCAGGTGCTTGAGGACGGTCGCTTGACGGACAGCCACGGGCGGACGGTGGACTTTCGCAACACCGTGATCGTGATGACCTCCAACCTGGGCTCGGCGCAGATCCAGGAACTGGTCGGTGATCGCGAGGCGCAACGTGCTGCGGTGATGGATGCGATTTCCACGCACTTCCGGCCGGAGTTCATCAACCGGGTCGACGAAGTGGTGATCTTTGAACCGCTGGCTCGGGATCAGATCGCCGGCATCACCGAGATCCAGTTGGGTCGCCTGCGCAGCCGCCTCACCGAGCGCGAGCTGAAGCTGCAACTGAGTGATGAGGCATTGGACAAGCTGATTGCGGTGGGTTACGACCCGGTCTACGGCGCACGGCCGCTGAAGCGGGCGATCCAGCGCTGGATCGAAAACCCGCTGGCGCAGTTGATCCTGTCCGGTCGCTTCATGCCGGGCGAAACCGTGACCGGCACCGTGGAAAACGACGAAATCGTTTTCAACTGA
- a CDS encoding methyl-accepting chemotaxis protein has product MQRNLRDTLQGISGSATQLATAADELNAVTVDSTHSLQQQNNEIEQAATAVTQMTTAVEEVARNAVSTSDATRQSSESASLGQQRVSDTVDAIGALANDVQVTGGLVQSLANQSQDIGKVLDVIRAIAEQTNLLALNAAIEAARAGESGRGFAVVADEVRALAYRTQQSTQEIEQMVQGMRSGATQALDSMQASSTRAASTLAMAERAGEALQTITSSVNEIHERNLVIASAAEEQAQVAREVDRNLVNIRDLSVRSATGADQTSAASHELSQLANSLRTMVQRFQV; this is encoded by the coding sequence ATGCAGCGCAACCTGCGTGATACGTTGCAGGGCATCAGCGGCTCGGCGACGCAATTGGCCACCGCCGCCGATGAACTCAACGCGGTGACCGTCGACAGCACCCACAGCTTGCAACAGCAGAATAACGAAATCGAACAGGCCGCCACGGCGGTTACGCAGATGACCACTGCCGTGGAAGAGGTCGCGCGCAATGCGGTATCCACCTCCGATGCCACGCGTCAGTCCAGCGAGTCGGCTTCCCTTGGGCAACAACGGGTCAGCGATACGGTCGATGCCATCGGCGCCTTGGCCAACGATGTGCAGGTGACCGGCGGCTTGGTGCAGTCTTTGGCCAACCAGTCGCAGGATATCGGCAAGGTACTGGACGTGATCCGCGCCATCGCCGAGCAAACCAACCTGCTGGCCCTCAACGCGGCCATCGAAGCCGCCCGTGCCGGTGAGAGCGGGCGCGGGTTTGCGGTGGTGGCTGACGAAGTTCGTGCGCTGGCTTATCGTACGCAACAATCGACCCAGGAAATCGAGCAGATGGTCCAAGGCATGCGCAGCGGCGCGACCCAGGCGCTGGATTCCATGCAGGCGAGCTCGACGCGCGCTGCCAGCACCTTGGCGATGGCGGAGCGGGCGGGGGAAGCGCTGCAGACGATCACGTCGTCGGTCAATGAAATCCACGAGCGCAACCTGGTGATCGCCAGCGCCGCCGAAGAGCAGGCGCAAGTGGCCCGCGAGGTGGATCGCAACCTAGTCAATATTCGTGATTTGTCAGTGCGCTCAGCCACCGGTGCGGACCAGACCAGTGCGGCCAGCCATGAGTTGTCGCAACTGGCCAACTCGCTGCGCACGATGGTGCAACGGTTTCAGGTTTGA
- a CDS encoding NAD(P)/FAD-dependent oxidoreductase has product MTHRIVIVGGGAGGLELATRLGKTLGKRGTASVMLVDANLTHIWKPLLHEVAAGSLNSSEDELNYVAQAKWNHFEFQLGRMSGLDRERKRIQLAATYDEAGLELLPARELGYDTLVIAVGSTTNDFGTEGAAQHCLFLDTRKQAERFHQQLLHHYLRAHAGQTDIVERISVAIVGAGATGVELAAELHNAAHELHAYGLDRIKPENMQITLIEAGPRVLPALPERIGGPVHKTLEKLGVNVMTNAAVSQVTADSLITADGQVIDASLKVWAAGIRAPDFLKDIDGLETNRINQLQVLPTLQTTRDESIFAFGDCAACPQPDSDRNVPPRAQAAHQQASLLAKSLKLRIEGKALPHYKYTDYGSLISLSRFSAVGNLMGNLTGSVMLEGWLARMFYVSLYRMHQMALYGMFRTAMLMLGSKIGRGTEPRLKLH; this is encoded by the coding sequence ATGACTCATCGTATTGTCATCGTTGGCGGCGGCGCCGGCGGTCTGGAGTTGGCTACCCGTCTGGGTAAGACTCTGGGCAAGCGCGGTACGGCCAGCGTAATGCTGGTCGACGCGAACCTGACCCACATCTGGAAACCCCTGCTGCATGAGGTGGCCGCCGGGTCCCTGAACTCTTCCGAAGACGAACTCAACTACGTTGCCCAGGCAAAATGGAACCACTTCGAGTTCCAACTGGGGCGCATGAGCGGCCTGGATCGCGAGCGCAAGAGAATCCAGCTGGCCGCCACCTATGACGAGGCAGGCCTGGAGCTGCTGCCGGCCCGGGAGTTGGGCTACGACACACTGGTGATCGCGGTCGGCAGTACCACCAACGATTTCGGCACCGAAGGCGCGGCGCAACACTGCCTGTTCCTCGACACCCGCAAGCAGGCCGAGCGCTTCCATCAGCAATTGCTCCACCACTATCTGCGTGCCCACGCCGGGCAGACCGATATCGTCGAGCGCATCAGCGTTGCGATTGTCGGCGCGGGCGCTACTGGCGTCGAGCTGGCGGCGGAACTGCACAACGCCGCCCATGAATTGCACGCTTACGGCCTGGACCGGATCAAACCGGAAAACATGCAAATCACCCTGATCGAGGCTGGGCCACGGGTCCTGCCGGCACTGCCGGAGCGGATCGGCGGGCCGGTGCACAAGACCCTGGAAAAACTCGGGGTGAATGTCATGACCAACGCCGCCGTCAGCCAGGTGACCGCCGACAGCCTGATCACTGCGGATGGCCAGGTGATCGATGCGAGCCTGAAAGTCTGGGCCGCCGGGATCCGCGCGCCGGACTTCCTCAAGGACATCGACGGGCTGGAAACCAACCGGATCAATCAACTGCAAGTGCTGCCGACGCTCCAGACCACCCGCGACGAAAGCATCTTCGCCTTCGGCGATTGCGCCGCCTGCCCGCAACCCGACAGTGACCGCAACGTCCCGCCCCGCGCCCAGGCCGCGCATCAGCAAGCCTCGCTGCTAGCCAAATCCCTGAAGCTGCGGATCGAGGGCAAGGCCCTGCCTCACTACAAGTACACCGACTACGGCTCGCTGATCTCGCTGTCGCGGTTCTCGGCGGTCGGCAACCTGATGGGCAACCTCACTGGCAGCGTGATGCTCGAAGGCTGGCTGGCGCGGATGTTCTACGTGTCGCTGTACCGCATGCACCAGATGGCGCTATACGGCATGTTCCGCACGGCGATGCTGATGCTCGGCAGCAAGATCGGGCGCGGGACCGAGCCTCGGTTGAAGTTGCACTAA
- a CDS encoding DUF3094 family protein, whose translation MTSRLNPDDQKHVEEYLQLSQHRVERRPFRPWMLLVVVLAITIGLGLLSRLISYLTL comes from the coding sequence ATGACCAGCCGCCTGAACCCAGATGACCAGAAGCATGTCGAAGAGTACCTGCAACTGTCCCAGCACCGAGTCGAGCGCCGGCCTTTCCGGCCGTGGATGCTCCTGGTGGTGGTACTGGCCATCACGATTGGCCTGGGCCTGTTGAGCCGATTGATCAGTTACCTGACGCTATGA
- a CDS encoding MOSC domain-containing protein, with protein sequence MSPLQELIAAVPQQGRVRWIGVRPEGHAPMIVLDAVEARLEAGLTGDHARPGVRNARQVTLIQWEHLAVISSLMGRSEEQPVLPHELRRNIVVSGINLFSLKGRRFRIGQAIFETTGWCQPCARLERNLGEGTFQAVRGHGGITARVIKSGIIRLADNLLVEPVPASGYAAFNAG encoded by the coding sequence GTGAGCCCGCTGCAGGAGCTGATCGCCGCCGTGCCGCAACAGGGCCGCGTGCGCTGGATCGGCGTGCGCCCTGAGGGGCATGCGCCGATGATCGTCCTCGACGCTGTGGAAGCCCGCCTGGAGGCTGGGCTGACCGGCGATCATGCCCGGCCCGGCGTGCGCAATGCGCGGCAAGTGACGTTGATCCAATGGGAACACCTGGCGGTGATCAGCTCGCTGATGGGCCGCTCCGAGGAACAACCGGTGCTGCCCCATGAGCTGCGACGCAACATTGTGGTCAGTGGCATCAATCTGTTCAGCCTCAAGGGCCGGCGCTTTCGCATCGGCCAGGCCATCTTCGAAACCACCGGTTGGTGCCAGCCCTGCGCGCGCCTGGAGCGGAACCTGGGCGAAGGCACCTTCCAGGCCGTACGCGGCCATGGCGGAATCACTGCCCGGGTGATAAAAAGTGGAATCATTCGCCTGGCTGACAACCTTCTCGTCGAGCCCGTCCCAGCGAGCGGCTATGCTGCTTTCAATGCCGGATAG
- a CDS encoding DUF1780 domain-containing protein has protein sequence MDDSDYLRLLTIAAEQANAFLSNARKWERERWVCQRLLQGLNVPYRADEFAPAGEPPDVLFRDANFEVFFVLDEGRRLNDEWRDELQRRRSAFSLSQLVRREAKPRRIPANEFLLRLAPTLRKKAHNYTERGMDLGELDIIAFASLKREVLDLNSHFPPPTEYLRQGWRSLSLVGPTFARVLFAHPDAPDFLRGNLGRSIVFDVGISL, from the coding sequence ATGGATGATTCCGATTATTTACGCTTGCTGACCATCGCGGCTGAGCAAGCCAACGCCTTTCTCTCCAATGCCCGCAAATGGGAGCGTGAGCGTTGGGTCTGCCAGCGCCTGTTGCAAGGGCTGAACGTGCCTTATCGCGCCGATGAGTTCGCGCCCGCCGGGGAGCCACCAGACGTGTTGTTTCGCGATGCCAATTTCGAGGTGTTTTTTGTGCTCGATGAAGGCCGGCGCCTCAACGATGAATGGCGCGACGAGTTGCAACGTCGCCGCAGCGCCTTTTCCCTGAGCCAACTGGTGCGCCGTGAAGCCAAGCCCCGGCGCATCCCGGCCAACGAATTCCTGCTGAGACTGGCGCCGACCCTGCGCAAGAAAGCCCATAACTACACCGAGCGCGGCATGGACCTGGGGGAACTGGACATCATCGCCTTCGCCAGCCTCAAGCGCGAAGTGCTGGACCTCAACAGCCACTTTCCACCGCCCACCGAATATCTGCGCCAGGGCTGGCGTTCGCTGTCTTTGGTAGGGCCGACGTTTGCCCGGGTGTTGTTCGCCCATCCCGACGCGCCGGATTTCCTGCGGGGCAATCTGGGTCGCAGCATCGTCTTCGACGTCGGGATCAGCCTGTGA